Below is a genomic region from Caulobacter rhizosphaerae.
CTTGGTGTGGCGTTGAACCAGGTTCACGCCTTGCACCAGGACGCGGTTCTCCTTGGGGAGAACCTGGGTCACGGCGCCTTGCTTGCCCTTGTCCTTGCCGGCCAGGACGACAACGCGGTCGCCCTTCTTAATCTTGGCAGCCATTACAGCACCTCGGGGGCGAGGGAGATGATCTTCATGTGGTTCTTGGCGCGCAGTTCACGGGGAACCGGGCCGAAGATCCGCGTGCCGACCGGCTCGCTCTGCTTGTTGACGATGACCGCGGCGTTCTTGTCGAAACGGATCAGCGACCCGTCCTTACGCTTCATGCCTTGGTTCACGCGAACGACGACGGCGCGGAGCACGTCGCCCTTCTTCACGCGGCCGCGCGGAATGGCTTCCTTCACGGACACGACGATCACGTCACCGACGCTGGCGTAGCGACGACCTGCGCCACCCAGCACCTTGATGCACATGACCCGGCGAGCGCCGGAGTTGTCGGCGACTTCCAGGTTAGTTTGCATCTGGATCATGGTTCAAACCTTCCAGATTAAGCCGAAGCCTTGGGAAGGACTTCCCAGGTCTTCAGCTTGGACTTCGGAGCGCACTCGATGATACGGGCCACTTCGCCCGCCTTGTACGCATTGCTCTCATCATGCGCGTGGTACTTCTTGGACCGACGCACGATCTTCTTCAGCAGCGGGTGAACGATGGTCCGTTCAACCTTGACCACTACGGTCTTGTCGCCCTTATCGGAGACGACAACCCCTTCGAGGATACGCTTGGGCATATCGTTCTCCTTAAGCCGCGGCCTTGGCGCGCAGCACGGTCTTGATGCGGGCGATTTCCTTGCGGATCTCGCCGACGCGGTGGGTCTTTTCCACCTGACCGGTCGCCGCCTGGAAGCGCAGGTTGAACTGCTCCTTCTTCAGGTTGAGCAGCTGCTCGGCGAGTTGGTCGGGAGTCATGCCCCGGATGTCTTGGATCTTGGTCATGCCGCTTCGGCCTCCAGAGCCGCACCAGCGTCGATGCGGGTGACGACGCGGGTACGGATCGGCAGCTTGGCGGCGCCAAGGCGCAGGGCTTCGCGCGCGATATCGTCCGGCACGCCGTCGATTTCGAACATGATGCGGCCCGGAGCCACGCGAGCGGCCCAGTGGTCCACGGCGCCCTTGCCCTTACCCATCCGCACTTCAGCCGGCTTGCCGGTGACCGGCACGTCCGGGAAGATACGGATCCAGACGCGGCCTTGACGCTTCATCTGGCGGGTGATGGCGCGACGAGCAGCTTCGATCTGGCGAGCCGTGATGCGCTCCGGCTCGACGGCCTTCAGGCCGTACGAACCGAAGTTCAGCAGGGTGCCGCCCTTCGAGGTGCCGTGGATACGGCCCTTGAACTGCTTGCGATACTTGGTTTTTTTCGGTGACAGCATAGCGCTCTATCCTTAGCCCCGATCGCGACGGCCGCGGTCGCCCCGGTCGGGACGATCGCCGCGCTCGCGTCCGCCACCTTCGCCGGCGGGACCGGATTCAGTGGCCAGACGCTTGTCGAGCGCCATCGGGTCATGCTCCAGCACTTCGCCTTTGAAGATCCAGGTCTTCACGCCGATGATGCCGTAGGTGGTCTTGGCTTCCGCGAAACCATAGTCGATGTCGGCCCGCAGGGTGTGGAGCGGCACGCGACCTTCGCGATACCATTCCATCCGCGCGATTTCCGCGCCGCCGAGGCGGCCCGACACGTTGATGCGGATGCCCTTGGCGCCGAGACGGACGGCCGATTGGATCGACCGCTTCATGGCGCGACGGAACGCGATACGACGCTCGAGCTGCTGGGCGATGGACTCGGCCACCAGCTGCGCATCGGTTTCGGGCTTGCGGATCTCGACGATGTTCAGGTGAACCTCGCCTTCCGTCATCACCGACAGGTCCTTGCGGAGCTTGTCGATGTCAGCGCCCTTCTTGCCGATGATGACGCCCGGACGGGCGGCATAGATCGTGACGCGGCACTTCTTGTGGGGACGCTCGATGATGATGCGCGAGACGCCGGCTTGATACAGGCGCTTCTTCAGCATCGCACGGACCGCGAGGTCCTGGTGCAGGAGCTTGCCGTACTGCTCGCCGTCGGCGAACCAACGGCTGTCCCAGGTACGGTTGACGCCGAGCCGCAGCCCGACCGGATTGACTTTCTGACCCATCAGGCGGCCTCACCCAGTTCGCGGACCACGATGGTGATCTCGGAGAACGGCTTTTCAACGCGCGTGGCCCGACCGCGAGCACGCGGCGAGAAGCGCTTCATCACCAGGTTCTTGCCCACATAGGCCTCGGCGACGACCAGCGAGTCGATGTCGAGGTTGTGGTTGTTCTCGGCGTTGGAGATGGCCGAGTACAGCGCCTTGCGGACGTCCTGAGCGATACGCTTGTGGCTGAATTCGAGCTCGTTCAGAGCGCGCTGGACGTTCAGGCCACGGATGGACTGAGCGACCAGGTTCAGCTTGCGGGCGCTGGTGCGCAAGGTGCGAACCTTGCACATCGCTTCATTGGCCGGCAGGCGGCGAGGTTGTTTAGCTTGGCTCATGGCCTACTTCCTCTTCGCCTTCTTGTCGGCGGCGTGGCCGGGGAAGTTCCGGGTGGGCGCGAACTCACCGAACTTCATGCCGACCATGTCTTCCGACACGGAGACGGGAACGTGCTTTTGACCGTTGTGCACGCCGAACACCAGGCCGACGAACTGCGGCATGATGGTCGAGCGGCGCGACCAGGTCTTGATGACGTCCTTGCGGCCCGACGCGAGAGCGGCGTCGGCCTTCTTCAGGAGGTACCCGTCGACGAACGGGCCTTTCCAGACGGAGCGGGTCATGGCTTAGCGGCCCTTTTTCGCTTTGTGGCGCGAACGGATGATGAACTTATCCGTGGCCTTGTTGACGCGGGTCTTGGCGCCCTTGGTCGGCTTACCAGCCGGGGTCACCGGGTGACGGCCGCCCGAGGTGCGGCCTTCACCACCGCCGTGGGGGTGGTCGACCGGGTTCATGGCGACGCCGCGGACGTGAGGACGACGGCCCATGTGACGAACGCGCCCGGCCTTGCCGAGGTTTTCGTTCATGTGGTCCGGGTTCGACACGGCGCCGACGGTGGCCATGCAGCTGTCCAGCACCATGCGCAGCTCGCCCGAGTTCAGGCGGATCTGGGCGTAGCCGGCGTCACGACCCACCAGCTGGGCGTAGGCGCCAGCCGAACGCGCGATCTGACCACCCTTGGCGGGCTTCAGCTCGACGTTGTGGATGATCGTGCCGATCGGCAGGGTGCGCAGCGGCGAGGCGTTGCCCGGCTTCACGTCGACCTTGTCGGCGGTGACGACTTCGTCGCCGGCCTTCAGGCGTTGCGGGGCCAGGATGTAGGCCAGCTCGCCGTCCTGATACTTGATCAGGGCGATGAAGGCGGTCCGGTTGGGATCGTACTCAAGGCGGACGACCGTGGCCGTGCCTTGCTTACGACGCTTGAAGTCGACCAGGCGGTAGAGGCGCTTGGCGCCGCCGCCGCGGAAGCGGACCGCGATGCGGCCGTTGCCGCCGCGACCGCCCGACTTGGTCAGACCTTCGACCAGCTTCTTTTCCGGGCGGCCCTTGTGGAGCTCGCTGCGGTCGATCAGCACCAGGCCGCGCTGGCCGGGGCTGGTCGGGTTAAAGTGCTTCAAGGCCATGTCTTAGAGCCCCGTCGTGATGTCGATCGACTGGCCGTCGGCCAGGGTCACGATGGCTTTTTTGACGTCGGAGCGGCGTCCGACGATGCCACGGAAGCGCTTGGTCTTGCCCTTGGTGACCAGGGTGTTGACCTTGGTGACCTTGACCTTGAACAGCTCTTCGACGGCGGCGGCGATTTCGTCCTTCGACGCATCGGCGGCCACGCGGAAGACGACCTTGTTCTGCTCGCTGAGCAGGGTGGCCTTCTCGGTGATCACCGGCGACAGGATCGTGTCGTAGTGGCGGGCGGTTGCGGCCATCAGGCGGCTTCCTTCTCAGCGAAACGGGCCGAGATCGCCTCGATCGCGTCCTTGGTCAGGACGAGCGTTTGGCGACGCAGCACGTCATAGACGTTCAGGCCGGCGTTCGGCAGCACGTCGATGTTCGGAATGTTGCGGGCGGCGAGCTTGAAGTTGCCGTCCACTTCCGGACCCGCGATGACCAGCGCGTTCTTCAGGCCGATCTTCTCGAAGTTGGCGCGCAGAGCGGCCGTCTTCGGATCGGTCAGAACGGCGCTGTCCAGCACGACCAGCGAACCGGACTTGGCCTTCGACGACAGCGCGTGGCGCAGAGCCATGGCGCGGATCTTCTTGGGCAGATCGAACGCGTGGCTACGGACGACAGGGCCGTGGGCCTTGGCGCCGCCGACGAACTGGGCCGCACGGCGCGAACCGTGACGGGCCGAGCCGGTGCCCTTTTGCTTGTACATCTTCTTGCCCGTACGAGAGACCTCGTTGCGGACCTGAATCTTGTGGTTCCCGGAGCGGCGCTTGGCCAGCTGCCAGGTGACGACGCGCTGCAGGATGTCGCCGCGGATGTCGGCGATGCCAAAGATGGCGTCGTCGAGATCAACGGAACCGGCCTTGCCGCCGTCCAGTTTGATGACGTCGAGTTTCATTAGCCTTCGCCCTCTTCGGTCGTCGCCGCGGGGGCTTCCTCAGCGGGGGTTTCAGCGGCGGCGGCCGGAGCCTCGCCAGCCTTGCGGAAGGCGCCCGGACGCGGCAGGTCGGCCGGAGCGGCCTTCTTGATCGCGTCGCGAACCTTGACGTACGAGCCTTCCGAGCCAGGGACGGCGCCCTTGACCAGGATCAGGCCGCGCTCGACGTCCACTTTCCAAACGGTGACGTTCAGGGTGGTGACGGTTTCCTGACCCAGGTGACCGGCCATCTTCTTGCCCGGGAACGTACGGCCCGGATCCTGGCGGTTGCCGGTCGAGCCGTGCGAACGGTGCGAGACCGAGACGCCGTGGGTGGCGCGCAGACCGCCGAAGTTCCAGCGCTTCATGGCGCCGGCGAAACCCTTACCGACGGTGATGCCTTGGATGTCCACCTTCTGACCGGCGACATAGTGGTCGGCGGTGAATTCCGCGCCCACGTCGATCAGAGCCGACTCTTCGACGCGGAATTCGGCGACGATCCGCTTGGGCTCGACCGAGTTCTTGGCGAAGTGGCCACGCAGGGCCTTGGAGGTGTTCTTGGGCTTCTTGGCGCCGGCGCCGAGTTGCAGGGCGGTGTAACCGTCCTTCTCGACCGTGCGCTGGCCCGTGACCTGGCAACCATCCAGCGACAGGACGGTGACCGGGACGTGCTGTCCGGTTTCATCGAAGAAGCGGGTCATGCCCAGCTTCTTGGCGATCACGCCAGTACGATTAGCGGGGAGAGTCATCTGTTCGGCCCTCCTTACAGCTTGATTTCGACGTCGACGCCGGCCGACAGGTCGAGCTTCATCAGCGCGTCCACGGTCTGCGGAGTCGGATCAACGATGTCGAGGACGCGCTTGTGCGTACGGATCTCGAACTGCTCGCGCGACTTCTTGTCGACGTGCGGCGAGCGGTTGACGGTGAATTTCTCGATAAGCGTGGGCAGGGGGATCGGGCCCCGTACCGTCGCACCTGTGCGCTTGGCCGTATTGACGATCTCGCGCGTGGAATGATCCAACACGCGGTGATCGAAGGCCTTGAGCCGGATGCGGATGTTCTGACGATCCATATCGCTCGGTTTCCTAGTGGGCTGCGCCCGCGTCTCGAACCATTTCAAAGACCAACTCGGTCCCCGCGAGGGGTCCGAACGCAGCGTCCGCAAAACAAATAGGCCCCGGCGGTCACCCGCTAGGGCCGGTGACTGAAAACGACGCCCCAGAAGGCGCCGCCCGCAGTCGTTCGCGAACCGCGTTTAAGCCCGAAAGCTCACAGCCGGTCCAACAGAAGGGGGCTTTTACGTGTGTGAATCGGTTTCGTCAAGCGCTTCGGGGGCCGGTTTCGAAAGGGCTTCCACCGCCCCTCCCCCACCCCGCTTCTCCGTGCGTCACCGCGTCTCGGCTCCGGCCTGGTGTGCGGGTCGCATGTCGCCCCAGGGAGCAAGTCGCCCCCGGCAAGAGCTTGATGGCCAGCGACCGGAGGTCTTTGGGAAGTTAGTCTTCAATATAACAGTGTCGGGTGAAACAAGTTCGAACTATGGCGCATGAACATGAATGGGCGAGCGCGCGCGTTAGGCACGTTAAGCCGTCGGCGCAAGTGTCATAAAACTGCATCAATGCTCTAGCGACCGTTCCAACCGGTCTTGCCGCCTTGGGCGAAGCTCCATAGATCCGCCGCTCCTCGACGGACGAGCGGCCCTCCCCAAACGACCGCCCGCCGATCGAGGCCACACAGTAAGGGGATTACCCACTATGAAGACCCAACTCTTCGCCGCCGCCGCCGTCCTGGCGCTGGCCGTCTCGGCTCCCGCCTTCGCCCAGAACGTCGGTTCGATCGGCGCCGCGGTGAACTATGGCGACGTCAAGGCCACCGGCATCGACGCCGACGGCACCTCGGTGAAGGTCGACGGCAATGTCGCCATCCCGACCGGCGCCTGGACCGTCACCGTGAACGGCAACGTCTCGGTCAACGACAACGACATCAGCGACGAAACCGTCGCCTCGACCGCCGCTCACGCCACGACCCTGGTCGCCGGCGACACCGTGCGCGTCGGCGGCTTCGCCGCCCTGTCGCGTCCGTCGAACGACACCCTGTGGGCCGTCGGCGCCGAAGCCAGCAAGTACTTCGACAAGGTCACCCTGAACGGCCTGGTCGCCTATGGCCAGTCGAACGACCTGGACGCTGACCTGTACGCCGTGCGCGGCGAGGCCCGCTACTTCGTCTCGGACGACTTCCGTCTGGACGCCGGCGCCGGCTACTCCAAGCTGGACGCTGACGCCGGCCTGGAAGCCGACATCTGGGACGTCAATGTCGGCGGCGAATACAAGTTCGCCAACACCGGCTGGTCGACCTTCGGCAAGTACACCCACACCGAGTCCAAGGACCTGGCCGACCTGAACGCCGAAGCCGTGAAGGTCGGCTTCCGCTACACCTTCGGCGGCAGCCTGAAGACCCGCGACCGTTCGGGCGCCGACCTGATCGACGCCGACACCCTGTTCGGCTTCGGCGTCCGCTAACCCGCACGCCGTTCGCGATCAGCGGACAACGGAACGCCCCGGAGCTTCGGCTCCGGGGCGTTTCACTTTATATATATGCGCGAGCGCGGTTCGCCGAACCTCAGCGGGCGGGCGCGACCAGCCCCTGCTCCACCGGCGCCTCGCGATCCACCGACAGCACGCCGCCCGCCTCCTTCAGCTCCGCTGCCTGGATGACCGTCCGCTGGCCGTAATAGGGGTCGGCCTTGGCCTGCGGTTCGTGGGACTGGTGGACGAAATAATAGAGGAACGCCCTGCCCCCGCTGACCACCACGTCGGGGTGCTGGCCCATGCCGGTATCGGTGGCCTGGGTCCCCGGCTGCTCCAGCAGGCGGGTCGGTTGCAGGGTCCAGGTCGCGGCGTCGTCCGAGCGCAGCACGATCAGGCCCTTCCAGGCGTCGGCGACCATCCACCAGGCGTCCTTCCAGCGGAACACCTTGGGTCCCTCGGCGGCCATGTCGACCACGGGCTTGTCGCCGGCCGTCTTCCAATGGACGAGGTCAGGGCTTTCGACCGCCACGATCCGGCTGCCCCTGTGCTCGTCCTTGTACCAGAGGCGGTAGCGGTCGCCGACCTTGGCCACGCTGGCGTCGATCACCCGGTCCGAGCCCAGGTCCAGCCTGTCGCCGCAGGTCCAGGCCTTCAGGTCCTTGCTGGTCAGGTGGACGATCCGCGCGGTCGCCCCGGCCTCGCCCCAGCGATGGAAGACGCCGGGCACCACCGTCAGCCACATGTGGTAGACGCCGCCCTCGGCGTAGAGCTCCGGCGCCCACAGGGTCTGGCCGGTGCAGGCGGCGGGGATCTTCGCCACACCCTTGTAGGTCCAGGCCAAGCCGTCCCTGGACGTCGCCATGCCGATCGGCGTGGCGTGCACCCAGGCCACGTCCTTGGGGTCGGGGCTCTTCATCGTGGCCCGGCGATTGGTGTAGAACATCACCCATTCGCGATGGGCCTTGTCGAACACGATCGACACGTCGGCGGCGCCGTCGGTGACGGGATCGCGATAGAGCGGCTTGGGGGCCGCGGCTTGCGAAACAGCGGGCAGCGCCAATGCGCAAGCCAAGGCCAACACCTGCAGTTTCATGCCGCTCCCTCGATCCGAACACGGCCACGCCGCGAACGGTCAGAAAGAGCATTAACTCAGACTATTGTCATCCCGGAAGCCTCGCAGAGGCTGTCCGGGATCTCGAGGATCAGCGCGCCGGGCTCCTAGCGGCCGACGATCACCTGGCCCGAGCCGGCGACCGACTTCTGGATCGAGCCGTTGACCTTGGCGATGCGGACGTCGCCAGAGCCGGCGATGTGCGCATCGACCGTATCGGCCTCGCCGCCGAAATCGACGTTGCCCGAGCCCATGATGCTGACTTCGACCGAGCGCGAGCGGCCGCCGCTGATGGTCACGTCGCCGGAGCCGGCGATGTTGGCCTCAAGCTTGCCGGTGACGCTGGCGGCGGTGACGCCGCCCGAGCCGGCGATATTGACCTCCAGGTCGCCGCCGATCTCCTGGGTCTTCACGTCGCCCGAGCCGGCGATGTTGATCTCGGCCGAGCCGGCGCTGCCGGCCTTGGTGTCGCCCGAGCCGGCCTGATTCAGCTCGAATTTGCCCCTGACGTTGGCCACGGTCCAGTCGCCGCAGCCGGCGTTGGAGAGCTCCAGGTGGTCGGTGCGGCCGACGCTGCCGAACACCGCGCCGGCGGCCCCGACCTCGGCGTCCATCGGCACGCGAACCACGATCTGCGGGATGTCCTCCCACTTCACGTCGCCGACGCCGCGTACATGGATCACGGTCTTGCCCATCACCGTGTTGCAGCCGTTGATGCGGTTGCGGCGCAGGCCGCCGTCGACCGTCACGTCGGAGCCGTTCTTGCGGATGTCCAGCGGCAGACTCTTGTTGGTGGTCAGGAACTCGACCTTCACGTCGCCGCGCGCCTCGGGGACCACGACCACCCGGGCCACGGCGTCCTTGATCTTCACGGACGGATCGGCGGCGGCGGTTCCGGCGAAGCCCAGGGCGGCGGCCGCGGTGGCCAAGAGCAGAAGAGCGCGCATCGGTATTCCCTCGAAGCAAAGCGTTTGTTGAGGGAAGGCTAGCCGCGCCCTTATCGAGAAACGACTTAATTCGAGGTCATGACCCGATTGTCATGATCAGGCCGTAATCGAAGCGGCGCCGCTCGACCTCAGCCCGCGTGGGCCGCCAGCCGCACGGGAACCGACTTGTAAGCGGGCGTGCCGCTGCGGCGGTCGTGGTCCTCCAGCGCGACCAGCACATTGGCTTCGGGATAGTAGGCGGCCAGGCAGCCGCGCGGGATGTCGCGCTCGACAAGGGTGAAGCCGCGCACCGCCCGCCGCCCGGTGTCGTCGAACGCCGCGGTGAGGTCGATCCGGTCGCCGGCCTTCAGCCCTCGCGCGGCGATGTCGTCGGGATGGGCGAACACCACGTCGCGCCGGCCGAACACCCCCCGATAGCGGTCGTTCTGGCCATAGATGGTAGTATTGTACTGGTCGTGGCTGCGCAGGGTGGTCAGCAGCAGGACGTCGGCCTGGCCGCGCCTCGCGTCCTGCCCGTCGTGGCGATGGACCAGGAACTGGGCCTTGCCGCTGGGCGTCTTCCAGACCCGCTCGGACGGCGGGACCGGCAGGCGGAAGCCGCCCGGCTGGCGCACACGGGCGTTATAGTCAGCGAAGGCTTCGGGAAAGACCGCCTCGATCAGGTCGCGGATCTTGTCGTAATTGCCGGCTAGGCCCGGCCAGTCGACGACGTCGTCCGGGCCGAACAGCGCCGCCCCGATCCCTGCGATGATGGCGGGTTCGGACTTCAGCTGGTCCGAGGCCGGGGCGTTCAGCCCGCGCGAGGCGTGGACCATCGACATGGAGTCCTCGACCGTCACCGCCTGGCGGCCGCCGGCCTGGACGTCGATCTCGGTGCGCCCCAGGCACGGCAGCAGCAGGCTCTCGGCGCCGTGCAGCAGGTGCGTGCGGTTCAGCTTGGTAGCCACGTGGACGCTCAGCCCGACCTTCCGTATCGCCGCGAAGGTCCGGGTGGGGTCGGGCGCGGCGACCGCGAAATTGCCGCCCAGGCCGACGAACACCCGGATCTGGCCCGCCTCCATGGCGGCGATGGTCTCGACCACCGTGTGGCCGTGGTCGCGCGGCGACTTGAAGGCGAACACTCGGTCCATGGAGTCCAGGAAGGCCGCCGAGGGCTTCTCCCAGATCCCGACCGTCCGGTCGCCCTGGACGTTGGAATGGCCTCGCAGCGGGCAGATCCCCGCCCCGGGACGGCCGATATTGCCCTTCAGCAGCAGCAGGTTGACCAGCTGCTGCACGGTGCTGGACGAATTCCGGTGCTGGGTCAGGCCCATACCGTAACAGAGGATCGTGGCCTTGGCGCCGGCATAGGCGCGGGCCGCCTCCTCGATTCGCTCCCGGGACAGGCCCGAGCCAGCCTCGATCTCGTCCCAGGTCAGGCCCTCGACCACGGCCTTGACCATCTCGAAGCCCTCGGTGTGCTCGGCGATGAAGGCGCGGTCCAGAACCGTGCCTTGGCTTTCGGCGTCCAGGGCCAGCACAGCCTTCATGATCCCCTGCACGGCCAGGGCGTCGCCACCGATGGCGACCTGGTAGTAGGCCGAGGCGATCGGGGTCGAGGACAGGGTCGCCATCTCGACCGGATCCTGCGGCGCCGCGAACTTCTCCAGCGCCCGCTCCTTCAGCGGATTGAAAGCCAGGATGGTCGCCCCGCGCCGCGAGGCGTCGCGCAGGGTGGTCATCATCCGCGGATGGTTGGTGCCGGGATTGTGGCCGAAGCTGAGGATCAGGTCGGCATGATCGAAGTCCTCCAGGGTCACCGAGCCCTTGCCCATGCCGATCGAGTCCGGCAGGCCGACGCTGGTCGGCTCGTGGCACATGTTCGAGCAGTCGGGGAAATTGTTGGTCCCGACCCGCCGGCCCAGGAGCTGGAACAGGAACGCCGCCTCGTTCGAGGCCCGGCCCGAGGCGTAGAACTCCGCCTGGTCGGGATGGTCGAGCGTTCGCAGGGCGTCGGCCGTGCGCGCGAAGGCGTCGTCCCAGGCGATGGGCAGATAGCGGTCCGTCGCTTGGTCATAGGCCATCGGATGGGTCAGCCGGCCCAGGTCCTCCAGGGCGTGGTCGCTCCAGGTCAGGAGCTCGGTGACGGTGTGGGCGGCGAACACCTCCGGCGTGGCGCGCTTGGACGTCGCCTCCCAGGCCACCGCCTTGGCCCCGTTCTCGCAGAACTCGAACGACGAGGTGTGCTTGGGATCGGGCCAGGCGCAACCGGGGCAGTCGAAGCCCTCCGGCTGGTTGGCGCGCAGCAGGGTCTTGCCGCCCTCGATCACCGTGGCCTGGTCGCTCAGCGCCCCGGCCACCGCCTTCAGCGCCCCCCAGCCGCCGGCGGCGTTGTCGTAGCGATGGATGCCGGGCACGCCGACATTGGGTCTACGGTCGGCCATCACGCATACTCCGGCGCGGCGTCGAGCAAGCGCTCGGCATGGGCAAAAACGGTATGGCCGTCGGCGCGCGCCAGGGCCACCAGGGTCAGGCCCGACTCCTCGGCGCGGCGGATCGCCAGGTCGGTGGGCGCCGAGACCGCCACCAGGATCGAACAGCCCATCCGGACGGTCTTCTCGACCATCTCGAACGAGCAGCGGCTGGTGACCAGCACGAAGCCGCCTGATGCGTCGCGCCCCTGGCCCGCCATCGCCCCGGCCAACTTGTCCAGCGCGTTGTGACGGCCCACGTCCTCGCGGACCAAGATAAGCGCCCCCTCATCGTCCGCGAACGCCGCCGCGTGGGTGGCCCGGGTCAGGCGGCCCAGGGCCTGGACGTCGTCCAGGGCGTCGACCGCCCGCTGCACGGCCTGGTGCGACACCTTCGCCCCACCGTCCAGGCGCGGCAACGGCCGCACCGCATCGGCCAGGCGCTGCACGCCGCACAAGCCGCAGCTGGACCGTCCTTCCAGAGTGCGCGGCCGCGCCTTGCGCTGGAGCGTCCCGGGCTTGAGCCTGACGTCGGCCAGGACGCCAAGGTCGGTTTCGGTGACCTCGATCTCGAGAATATCCTCGGCGCGGGCCACCGCCTCCGTCAGGGTGAAGCCTCGCGCCAGGTCCGCGACGTCGTCGGGCGTGGCCATCAGCACGGTGTGCGGCCGGCCGTCGAACGACAGGCCCACGGCGACTTCCTGGGGCGTGGCGCGGGCGATGGTCTCGGACCCGGCCCCGACCCGCCATTGGACGGCGGAACGGCGTTGAGCGGCGGCTTTCGACATGGCCGAAGTCTACCGCCTGGCCATGCGCATCTCCAACCCTGATGCTTAGGAGAGGCTCACGACGGCAGGAACATTCAAAATCCGTCGCGCACGGCGGATGACCGCGCGACGATCCTGACGCACTCTAGGGCCATGGCCATCATCGACACCCGCCGCGACCAGATGTTTCCCATCCTTCAGCCGGAGGAGATCGACCGCATCCGCCGCTTCGGCGACATCGCCCACGCCAAGGCCGGCGCCGTGCTGGCCAAGGCCGGCGAGGTCTCGCCCGGAGTTATGGTGGTGCTGGAGGGCAGCGCCCGGGTCACCCGTCGCGACGCGATGGAGGAGACCCACCTGATCGCCGAGCACGGCCCCGGCGCCTTCATCGGGGAACTGGCCCAGCTGTCGAACCGTCCGTCGCTGGTCGACGTCCACGCCTTGACCGATCTGGAGGTGCTGCGGATCAAACCCGAGCGGCTGCGCGCGGTGCTGGTCGCCGAGGCCGAGCTGGGCGAGCGGATCATGCGGGCCCTGATCCTGCGCCGGGTCGGGCTGCTGGAAACCGGAGCCGGCGGCCCGGTGATCATCGGCCGGGCCGCCGACAGCGTGGTCATCCGCCTGTCCGGCTTCCTGGGTCGCAATGGCCATCCCTACCAGCATCTGGACCCCGACACCGTCGACTGCGCCAGGGTGCTGATCGAGCGGTTCTCGGTCGACGAGGCCGAGCTGCCGATCGTGCTCTGCCCCGGCGGCCAGCTGCTGCGCCACCCGTCCAACGCCGAGCTGGCCCGCTGCATCGGCATGGTCGGCGACCTGGATCCGGACCGCGTCTACGACGTGGCCGTGGTCGGCGCGGGCCCCGCGGGGCTGGCCACCGCGGTCTACGCCGCCTCCGAGGGCCTGTCGGTGCTGGTGCTCGACACGCGGGCGTTCGGCGGCCAGGCCGGGGCCTCGGCGCGGATCGAGAACTATCTGGGCTTCCCCACCGGCGTCTCCGGCATGGCCCTGATGGCCCGGGCCTACAACCAGGCCCAGAAGTTCGGCGCCAACCTGGCCATTCCCGATGAGGTGGCCAGCCTGGACTGCGACGGCAATGACGGCCTGAGCGGCTATCACCTGAAACTGGTCAGCGGCGAGACCACCCAGGCCAAGACCGTGGTGATCGCCAGCGGCGCCCGCTATCGGCGGCTGGACGTGCCCAATCTCGACGCGTTCGAGGGCAGCAGCGTCCACTACTGGGCCTCGCCGCTCGAGGCCAAGCTGTGCGCGGGCCAGGAGGTGGCGCTGGTCGGGGCGGGCAACTCGGCCGGCCAGGCCGCCGTCTACCTGGCCAGCCAGGTCAAGAAGGTCTGGCTGGTGATCCGCGGCAGGAGCCTGGACGCCAGCATGTCGCGCTACCTGATCGACCGCATCAAGAGCCTGCCCAACATCGAGATCGTCACCCGCAACGCGATCGTCGAGCTGGAAGGCGAGGACGGCCAGCTGCGAGCGATCCGCCACCGCGACCTCGACACCGGCGAGGAGGGTCGCTGCGAGAT
It encodes:
- the fdhD gene encoding formate dehydrogenase accessory sulfurtransferase FdhD, whose product is MSKAAAQRRSAVQWRVGAGSETIARATPQEVAVGLSFDGRPHTVLMATPDDVADLARGFTLTEAVARAEDILEIEVTETDLGVLADVRLKPGTLQRKARPRTLEGRSSCGLCGVQRLADAVRPLPRLDGGAKVSHQAVQRAVDALDDVQALGRLTRATHAAAFADDEGALILVREDVGRHNALDKLAGAMAGQGRDASGGFVLVTSRCSFEMVEKTVRMGCSILVAVSAPTDLAIRRAEESGLTLVALARADGHTVFAHAERLLDAAPEYA
- a CDS encoding FAD-dependent oxidoreductase, translated to MAIIDTRRDQMFPILQPEEIDRIRRFGDIAHAKAGAVLAKAGEVSPGVMVVLEGSARVTRRDAMEETHLIAEHGPGAFIGELAQLSNRPSLVDVHALTDLEVLRIKPERLRAVLVAEAELGERIMRALILRRVGLLETGAGGPVIIGRAADSVVIRLSGFLGRNGHPYQHLDPDTVDCARVLIERFSVDEAELPIVLCPGGQLLRHPSNAELARCIGMVGDLDPDRVYDVAVVGAGPAGLATAVYAASEGLSVLVLDTRAFGGQAGASARIENYLGFPTGVSGMALMARAYNQAQKFGANLAIPDEVASLDCDGNDGLSGYHLKLVSGETTQAKTVVIASGARYRRLDVPNLDAFEGSSVHYWASPLEAKLCAGQEVALVGAGNSAGQAAVYLASQVKKVWLVIRGRSLDASMSRYLIDRIKSLPNIEIVTRNAIVELEGEDGQLRAIRHRDLDTGEEGRCEISHLFLFIGAAPNTTWLSECRVELDNHGFVRTGQDLAPGHPSLQTSRHGVFAIGDVRAGSVKRVAAAVGEGAQVVAAIHAYLAEPVTTA
- a CDS encoding FdhF/YdeP family oxidoreductase; this translates as MADRRPNVGVPGIHRYDNAAGGWGALKAVAGALSDQATVIEGGKTLLRANQPEGFDCPGCAWPDPKHTSSFEFCENGAKAVAWEATSKRATPEVFAAHTVTELLTWSDHALEDLGRLTHPMAYDQATDRYLPIAWDDAFARTADALRTLDHPDQAEFYASGRASNEAAFLFQLLGRRVGTNNFPDCSNMCHEPTSVGLPDSIGMGKGSVTLEDFDHADLILSFGHNPGTNHPRMMTTLRDASRRGATILAFNPLKERALEKFAAPQDPVEMATLSSTPIASAYYQVAIGGDALAVQGIMKAVLALDAESQGTVLDRAFIAEHTEGFEMVKAVVEGLTWDEIEAGSGLSRERIEEAARAYAGAKATILCYGMGLTQHRNSSSTVQQLVNLLLLKGNIGRPGAGICPLRGHSNVQGDRTVGIWEKPSAAFLDSMDRVFAFKSPRDHGHTVVETIAAMEAGQIRVFVGLGGNFAVAAPDPTRTFAAIRKVGLSVHVATKLNRTHLLHGAESLLLPCLGRTEIDVQAGGRQAVTVEDSMSMVHASRGLNAPASDQLKSEPAIIAGIGAALFGPDDVVDWPGLAGNYDKIRDLIEAVFPEAFADYNARVRQPGGFRLPVPPSERVWKTPSGKAQFLVHRHDGQDARRGQADVLLLTTLRSHDQYNTTIYGQNDRYRGVFGRRDVVFAHPDDIAARGLKAGDRIDLTAAFDDTGRRAVRGFTLVERDIPRGCLAAYYPEANVLVALEDHDRRSGTPAYKSVPVRLAAHAG